DNA from Oncorhynchus masou masou isolate Uvic2021 chromosome 5, UVic_Omas_1.1, whole genome shotgun sequence:
catgggattgaggtcagggctttgtgatggccactccaataccttgactttgttgtccttaagccatttcgccacaactttggaagtatgcttggggtcattgttcatttggaagacccatttgcgaccaagctttaacttcctgactgatgtcttgagatgttgcttcaatatatccacataattgtcctccctcgtgatgccatctattttgtgaagaacaccagtccctcctgcagcaaagcacccccacaacatgatgctgccaaacCAGTGCTTCACAGTTTGTGATGGTGTTCCACATGCATCCCattttctcctccaaacataacgatggtcattatagccaaacagttctatttttgtttcatcagaccagagaacatttctccaaaaagcacaatctttgtccccacctgcagttgcaaaccgtagtctggcttttttatggcgcttttggagcagtggcttcttccttgctgagcagcctttcaggttatgtcgatatagaactcgttttactgtggatatagatacttttgtacctgtttcctccagcatcttcacagggtcctttgctgttgttctgggattgatttgcacttttcgcaacaaagtacgttcatctctaggagacagaacacgtgtccttcctgagcggtatgacggctgcgtggtcccatggggtttatacttgcgtactattgtttgtacagatgaacgtggtaccatcaggcatttggaaattgctcccaaggatgtacCAGACTTGTGGCGGTCTACATTATTTTCTTttgaggtattggctgatttctttagtttttcccatgtcaagcaaagaggcactgagtttgaaggtaggccttgaaatacttccacaggtacacctccaattgactcaaattatgtaaattagtctatcagaagcttataaagctataacatcattttctggaattttccaagctgtttaaaggcacagtcaacttagtgtatgtaaacgtctgacccactggagttgtgatacagtgaattatatgtgaaataatctgtctgtaaacaattgttggaaaaatgacttgtgtcatgtacaaagtagatgtcctaaccaacgtgccaaaactatagtttgttaacaagaaatgtgtggagtggttgaaaatcaagttaatgactccaacctaagtgtatgtaaccttctgacttcaactgtacataaaaTGTATATAATCACACAAAATAAACATACGTTAGATATACATGATTAGATAACTATCAAAAAAATGTAATCACTTCAACTGCTCATCTCTCCTCCAACCAGACCAAATAtgaataaagaggagagagagagagagagagagagagagaagaggcaggtaGAGTAGGAGGGAgtggggtggaaagagagagagtgaagaggcaGGTAGAGTAGGAAGGAgtggggtggaaagagagagagtgaagaggcaGGTAGAGTAGGAAGGAGTAGGGTGGAAAGAGAGTGAAGAGGCAGGTAGAGTAGGAGGGAGTGgagtggaaggagagagtgaagagGCAGGTAGAGTAGGAAGGATTagggtggaaagagagagtgaagaggcAGGTAGTgtaggagagagtggggtggaaagagagagagagagtgaagaggcaGGTAGAGTAGGAAGGAGTagggtggaaagagagagtgaagaggcAGGTAGAGTAGGAGGGAgtggggtggaaagagagagtgaagaggcAGGTAGAGTAGGAGGGAgtggggtggaaagagagagtgaagagacagGTAGAGTAGGAGGGAgtggggtggaaagagagagtgaagaggcAGGTAGAGTAGGAGGGAGTAcggtggaaagagagagtgaagaggcAGGTAGAGTAGGAGGGAgtggggtggaaagagagagtgaagaggcAGGTAGAGTAGGAGGGAgtggggtggaaagagagagtgaagaggcAGGTAGAGTAGGAGGGAGTAcggtggaaagagagagtgaagaggcAGGTAGAGTAGGAAGGATTagggtggaaagagagagtgaagaggcAGGTAGTgtaggagagagtggggtggaaAGAGAGTGAAGAGGCAGGTAGAGTAGGAAGGATTagggtggaaagagagagtgaagaggcAGGTAGTGTAGGAGCGAgtggggtggaaagagagagagtgaaggggcaGGTAGAGTAGGAAGGAgtggggtggaaagagagagagtgaagaggcaGGTAGAGTAGGAGGGAgtggggtggaaagagagagtgaagaggcAGGTAGAGTAGGAGGGAgtggggtggaaagagagagtgaagagacagGTAGAgtaggagggggtggggtggaaagAGAGTGAAGAGGCAGGTAGAgtaggagggggtggggtggaaagAGAGTGAAGAGGCAGGTAGAGTAGGGAGGAGTGGGGTGGAAAGAGATCAACGGAGAGCTACAGTAACAAGAGACAGCTGAGATGAGTCCCTTCACTTGTCAGCTCATTACATAGTGTCACCTGCACTGATAACCCCACatcattcatccccctctcctccttcccttgtTCACAGACTGATAACCCCATatcattcatccccctctcctccttcccttgtACACAGAGACTGATAACCCCATatcattcatccccctctcctccttcccttgtTCAGAGACTGATAACCCCACAtcattcatctccctctccttgttcacatACAGACTGATAACCCCActtcatccatctccctctcctccttcacagACAGACTGATAACCCCACatcattcatccccctctccttgttcacagACAGACTGATAACCCCACAtcattcatctccctctccttgttcacagACAGACTGATAACCCCACatcattcatccccctctccttgttcacagACAGACTGATAACCCCACAtcattcatctccctctccttgttcacagACAGACTGATAACCCCACAtcattcatctccctctccttgttcacagACAGACTGATAACCCCACAtcattcatctccctctcctccttcacagACAGACTGATAACCCCACATCATTCAtcccctctccttgttcacagACAGACTGATAACCCACATCATTCATCTCccttcccacctccctcccttGTTTAGACAAAGAGCAGGTGACAGGAGTTAAACGCCAGCCAACATACACTCACTGACTGTGTGTTGGGGGTGAATTCAGTCCATTCAGGTAGATCTGGGGCCATATCAAGCATTTCAGAGTAAGAGCAATGACCTAGGATCAGGtcacccctgtccatataatcttattcattgttATCTAAAGCAAAAACTGATGCTAGATCAGCCTTCCTTCCTGCATACCTGTCGTCCACCCGACCCATCAATAACATTACCTTTATGCGTGTAGTAAACACGTTATCAGCTGTAGGAAAAGGAATAGTCGTGATAAAGTAAAAAAACAGAAATCCGTTTCTGCCTAAGGATGCCTTATCAGCTCGAAATCTCCACAACACCACCAAAATCCATCACACAACCCCTCCAATAGATTCCTATACCTCCTTTCTTCAAGAGCAGTTATCACTCTCTTCAGCCCAAATCTTGTCCCCCTCCATCACTGAGGCCCCAGCCCAGCTGAGGCCCCCTGTGTCCCCAGGAAGTCTCCGTGGTCCGACCCCCACAGCCGGTAGAACTGGGTGAAGTCAACATAGGGAGGGACCCGCCCGGTCTCGTCTGGCTGCACCGCCTGGCTGCCACGCTGTCTGGAGAGAGTCCCATACAGTGGATATTTTAGTGAACATAGTCTTCCTAGAAACAGAATAGAAACCATCCCGCCTGGGATTTTTCCCTTCTCTAACCCCCCGAGCTACCCACCTGAAGAGGCTGCCTCCATCTCCTGAAGAAGAGCTGGAGCTCTGGGTGGTCTGGTTATTGGAGGAATGGAGCGTGGTGGTGGGACTCTGGCTGCGGGGTGGGAGGGGGGCGGGTGggcgaggggggagagggggaagagagggaagaggggagagacagagctCATTTATGGACTGGAGGATGTCAAGGGAGGAACGACGGACGGCGCTGGATAGAAGGAGCGTGctagaggtgacagagaaagagatggagggagggagggagggagggagggagggagggagggagggagggagggagggagggagggagggagggagggagggagggagggagggagggagggagggagggagggagggagggaggggaagaagagCAAAAGAAAGGGGGAAAATAATAGACAGATGGAGGATGGGAAAGCGAATGAGCAGAAGGAGGAGATTCAGAGGAGGAAAATAAATAAGGAATGAAGGAAAGAAGACAGCAAAGTAAAGAAGGGTAGGAGGAATGAACCAATCAATGACTCAGAACAGGGGCCATGCACATGCCTCTTAGAACAACACAATAACAAGAAGCCAACGTGTGGTCTTAGCCCGGGCCAACAATTACACTACGGTTTATCTGAAATGACCCGAACAAACCCAAATGAAAATCTAAAATGAACTGGCTATGAAACCATCGTCTACACTTGTTGGAGTCCAAGGCCAAGAACAAGGTCATCCATGCCCGCAGAAGGCATCCACATCAAGCCAGGGTGGAAGTGTGCGTTCAGCTTGGTGGATGTGTGTATGCGTTCGGGCTGGGCGATATATCGACTATACAGTATAATGGAATGGATCCACATACCGGTATGAATTTTAACAATACAccaactacactgctcaaaaaataaagggaacacttaaacaacacaatgtaactccaagtcaatcacacttctgtgaaatcaaactgtccaggaagcaacactgattgacaataaatttcacatgctgttgtgcaaatggaatagacaacaggtggaaattataggcattgaGCAAGACACcctcaataaaggagtggttctgcaggtggtgaccacagaccacttctaagttcctatgcttcctggctgatgttttggtcacttttgaatgctggcggtgctttcactctagtggtagcatgagacggagtctacaacccacacaagtggctcaggtagtgcagctcatccaggatgcgagctgtggcaagaaggtttgctgtgtctgttagcgtagtgtccagagcatggaggcgctaccaggagacaggccagtacatcaggagacgtggaggaggccaacaacccagcagcaggaccgctgcctccgcctttgtgcaaggaggagcaggaggagcactgccagagccctgcaaaatgacctccagcaggccacaaatgtgcatgcgtctgctcaaacggtcagaaacagactccattagagtggtatgagggcccgacgtccacaggtgtgtttac
Protein-coding regions in this window:
- the LOC135528377 gene encoding mucin-3A-like; the encoded protein is MAPDLPEWTEFTPNTQSLSVDLFPPHSSLLYLPLHSLSTPPPPTLPASSLSFHPTPSYSTCLFTLSFHPTPSYSTCLFTLSFHPTPSYSTCLFTLSLSTPLLPTLPAPSLSLSLSFHPTPSYSTCLFTLSFHPTPSYSTCLFTLSFHRTPSYSTCLFTLSFHPTPSYSTCLFTLSFHPTPSYSTCLFTLSFHPTPSYSTCLFTLSFHPTPSYSTCLFTLSLSFHPTLSYTTCLFTLSFHPNPSYSTCLFTLSFHSTPSYSTCLFTLFPPYSFLLYLPLHSLSFHPTPSYSTCLFTLSLSTPLPPTLPASSLSLSLSLSPLYSYLVWLEER